From Nonlabens sp. Ci31, the proteins below share one genomic window:
- a CDS encoding cryptochrome/photolyase family protein: MKTLRLILGDQLNHKHSWFDGDQENVIYFMAEMRQETDYVTHHIQKVVAFFMAMRSFNSWIEERGWNSVYYNLDDKNNTQDLVKNLQQLIKEQDIEKLEYLAPDEWRLDQQLIEFCKSLDIEWEAYDTEHFLTKRKDVEKFFEGKKRWTMEYFYRDMRKKYNIMIEGDKEPEGGKWNYDQSNRNKWDEKTAIPHERGFRKDVTEITDLLEKEGVKTIGRIDPSHFNWPTTRQDGLDVLNYFCEHLLVHFGDFQDAMHTDQDYLFHSRLSFAMNCKLLSPMEVIEAVLSRFRAMPAGRQESGTPQIDISQVEGFIRQILGWREFMRGIYWSKMPGYQTKNALENINKLPDFYWTGDTKMNCLKHSINNSLDNAYAHHIQRLMVTGNYALLTMTDPSYVDEWYLGIYIDAIEWVEITNTRGMSQWADGGIVATKPYVSSGSYINKMSNYCKGCAYKVSKKKAEDDACPFNSLYWNFLAEKEEHLKNNQRMNMMMALLRKMDPELLNKHRQRAQKVIDSPGDF, encoded by the coding sequence ATGAAGACACTTAGACTAATATTAGGAGATCAACTCAATCACAAACATTCCTGGTTTGACGGAGATCAAGAGAATGTCATTTATTTTATGGCAGAGATGCGCCAAGAGACCGATTATGTCACGCACCACATACAGAAAGTAGTCGCCTTTTTTATGGCCATGCGCAGTTTTAATTCATGGATCGAGGAGCGCGGCTGGAACAGTGTCTATTACAACTTAGACGATAAAAACAATACGCAAGATCTTGTAAAGAATCTGCAGCAACTCATCAAAGAGCAGGATATTGAAAAGTTGGAATACCTCGCGCCAGATGAATGGCGACTGGACCAGCAATTGATTGAATTTTGTAAGTCGCTGGATATAGAATGGGAAGCTTATGACACCGAGCATTTCCTCACCAAAAGAAAAGATGTAGAAAAGTTTTTTGAAGGCAAAAAACGCTGGACCATGGAATATTTCTACCGCGATATGCGCAAGAAATACAATATCATGATCGAGGGTGATAAAGAGCCAGAAGGTGGTAAATGGAATTACGATCAGAGCAATCGTAATAAATGGGATGAAAAGACCGCTATCCCTCACGAACGAGGATTTAGAAAAGACGTCACTGAAATTACTGATTTGCTAGAAAAGGAAGGGGTAAAAACTATAGGTCGCATCGATCCGTCTCATTTTAACTGGCCTACTACTCGACAAGATGGATTAGATGTGTTGAATTATTTTTGTGAGCACTTGTTGGTGCATTTCGGCGATTTTCAAGACGCGATGCATACCGATCAAGATTACCTGTTTCATTCCAGATTGAGCTTTGCGATGAATTGCAAACTCCTTTCTCCGATGGAAGTTATAGAGGCTGTATTATCTCGCTTTCGCGCCATGCCTGCCGGCAGGCAGGAAAGCGGAACACCACAAATAGACATCTCTCAAGTAGAAGGGTTTATAAGACAAATTTTAGGTTGGCGCGAATTCATGCGAGGGATTTACTGGAGTAAAATGCCAGGCTATCAGACGAAGAACGCTTTAGAAAATATAAATAAACTTCCTGATTTTTATTGGACCGGTGATACAAAAATGAATTGTCTAAAACATTCCATTAACAACTCGCTAGACAATGCTTATGCGCATCACATACAGCGATTGATGGTTACTGGTAATTATGCGCTACTCACCATGACAGACCCAAGTTATGTGGACGAGTGGTATTTAGGAATATACATCGATGCCATAGAATGGGTAGAAATTACCAACACCAGAGGCATGTCTCAATGGGCAGATGGAGGGATTGTGGCCACCAAGCCTTATGTGTCTAGCGGTAGTTATATCAACAAGATGAGTAACTATTGTAAAGGTTGTGCTTATAAAGTATCTAAGAAGAAAGCAGAAGATGACGCTTGCCCTTTCAATTCCTTGTACTGGAATTTTCTGGCAGAAAAAGAAGAGCATTTGAAGAACAACCAGCGTATGAACATGATGATGGCATTGCTGCGCAAGATGGATCCAGAATTATTGAACAAACACCGGCAAAGGGCTCAAAAGGTAATTGATTCTCCTGGAGACTTTTAA
- a CDS encoding DUF2256 domain-containing protein, which translates to MKQKARNQHQLPTKVCPVCEREFTWRKKWEKNWETVKYCSKKCSSNK; encoded by the coding sequence ATGAAACAAAAAGCACGTAATCAGCATCAGTTACCTACCAAGGTTTGTCCGGTTTGTGAACGCGAATTCACCTGGCGCAAAAAGTGGGAAAAGAATTGGGAAACGGTCAAGTACTGCAGTAAGAAATGCAGTTCCAATAAATGA
- a CDS encoding DASH family cryptochrome yields the protein MNNLVWFRNDLRVADNQSLKAACEKEGDVIGVYCFDPAFYSASDFGFDLDIKLPFGKTGKYRAQFIREALEDLRAHLEKHHIPLLIFHATPATVIPELIVQHSISTIYLQKEWTRDELKQEEDLGKAMESAGLKDKVKGHRVYDQFLFHPEEVPFENWSQLPRVFTEFRKKCEKQSEVRELVDIKNYSQELPEVAQTQIPTLKELGLEDFEKDSRSAFPWNGGETAAWERLDHYFWQTKKLQYYKKTRNGLVGIDYSSKFSAWLAIGCISAKQIYHEVKRFEKEIKKNQDTYWLIFELIWRDFFKYVSLKHESQIFQIGGILQNDYEWKSNERELKKWMEGETHEPFVNANMKELAATGFMSNRGRQNVASYWSMHKEQDWRIGAAYFEHILIDYDVHSNYGNWMYNSGVGNDPRNRTFNIEFQASRYDADGKFQRLWLQEGLF from the coding sequence ATGAACAACCTAGTTTGGTTTAGAAATGATTTAAGAGTAGCAGATAATCAAAGCTTAAAAGCGGCTTGTGAGAAGGAGGGGGATGTTATTGGGGTGTACTGTTTTGATCCCGCATTTTATTCAGCAAGTGATTTCGGATTTGATCTGGATATCAAACTTCCCTTTGGTAAAACAGGAAAATATCGAGCGCAGTTTATTAGAGAAGCCTTGGAGGATTTGCGTGCTCATCTTGAAAAGCACCACATTCCGCTTTTGATATTTCATGCAACACCAGCCACCGTTATCCCAGAATTGATAGTTCAACACTCTATTTCAACTATTTATCTCCAAAAGGAATGGACGCGAGATGAGTTGAAACAAGAAGAAGATTTAGGAAAGGCGATGGAAAGTGCAGGATTAAAAGATAAAGTAAAAGGGCATCGAGTATACGATCAGTTCCTGTTTCATCCAGAAGAGGTCCCTTTTGAAAACTGGAGTCAGTTGCCTAGAGTTTTTACAGAATTTAGAAAGAAGTGTGAAAAGCAGAGTGAGGTCAGAGAATTGGTCGATATCAAAAATTACTCTCAAGAACTTCCAGAAGTAGCGCAAACTCAAATTCCAACTTTAAAAGAATTGGGGTTAGAGGACTTTGAAAAAGACAGTCGCAGTGCTTTTCCATGGAATGGTGGCGAGACTGCCGCCTGGGAACGATTGGATCACTATTTCTGGCAAACGAAGAAACTTCAATATTATAAAAAGACCAGAAATGGACTGGTCGGAATTGATTACAGCAGTAAGTTCAGCGCATGGCTGGCGATAGGTTGTATCTCTGCTAAGCAGATTTATCACGAAGTAAAACGATTTGAAAAAGAAATCAAGAAAAATCAAGATACCTACTGGCTCATTTTTGAATTGATATGGAGAGACTTTTTTAAGTATGTTTCTTTGAAGCATGAAAGCCAAATTTTTCAAATAGGTGGTATACTTCAAAATGATTACGAGTGGAAATCCAATGAGCGCGAGCTTAAAAAATGGATGGAAGGAGAAACGCACGAGCCTTTTGTAAATGCAAACATGAAAGAACTCGCAGCTACTGGATTTATGAGCAACCGAGGTAGACAGAATGTGGCGAGTTATTGGTCCATGCACAAAGAACAAGACTGGCGTATCGGGGCTGCTTATTTTGAACACATTCTTATCGATTACGATGTACATTCCAATTATGGCAATTGGATGTATAATAGCGGCGTAGGGAACGACCCTAGAAACAGAACCTTTAATATAGAATTCCAGGCCAGTCGTTATGATGCTGATGGAAAGTTCCAACGATTGTGGTTGCAAGAAGGGTTGTTTTAG